The following are encoded in a window of Panicum virgatum strain AP13 chromosome 5N, P.virgatum_v5, whole genome shotgun sequence genomic DNA:
- the LOC120675041 gene encoding protein RETICULATA-RELATED 5, chloroplastic-like, whose product MMATEPLSPGKSPAADDLETLPLDSSSSSSVAATTDPLLRPPPSPSSATSSPTAGANHGPFVDEEEEEEDDVDGVTPASAPRTAAAATSREASPVFAEITVSEPRKHTEPATGAVGVIPGSASYVSYLVATRASDGGEFRVRRRFRDVVALADRLAEAHRGLFVPARPDKSIVEGQVMQRHDFVNQRCVMIQRYLRRLAAHPVVGRSADLHAFLTEPSGIPTSDGESPRWSPAMSAATSMAAAPATPTKSGRDFFGVFKDLKQTVTNGWVAVRPPPVEEETDTRYLAHKAKLEDLEQHLVTASQQAEVLVKSYDDLRATTGLLGMSFIKLAKFEKEKATCDSQKRRAADISNFANAVVRVSRSQTKLNAGIVKHLGIIHEYMETMAAIHNAFADRSSALLRVQNLSADLYFLHTRAEKLETVSSRGMDQERSRYQKIEELKETIRATEDAKTHALKELEHIKENNMTEIKRFNKERHHDLVEMLKGFVSDQEHASSALTTVERQNNRDFQESSIPTTTSCSASLEALHFSPSPGQRRRGRGARLWRRVSGRRMLPHAPSRAPGAFRFKPHLAAKPPLLTSTPASASASSRGILCVAPSAATTRRNLLVLVPSLVAASTVLQSLPLAASAEAGDEKPVPPPPPPATAGPASPPPPADEPALSRVYDATVIGEPQAVGKDARRRVWEKLMAARVVYLGEAELVPDRDDRVLELEIVRKLAAGCAEAGRSISLAFEAFPCDLQEQLNRFMDGRIDGNTLRLYTSHWAPERWQEYEPLLSYCRDNGIKLVACGTPLEVVRTVLAEGIRGLSKAQKKLYAPPAGSGFISGFTSISGRSLIDKIPSARGSPFGPSSYLSAQARVVDDYTMSQTIMKEITNGDPSGMLVVVTGASHVMYGPRGVGVPARISKKMKKKNQVVILLDPERQSIRREGEIPVADFLWYSAAKPCSRNCFDRAEIARVMNAAGRRREALPQDLQKGIDLGVVSPEILQNFFDLEKYPVMAELIHRFQGFRERLLADPKFLHRLAIEEGISITTTLLAQYEKRKGKFFEEIDYVLTDTIRGSVVDFFTVWLPAPTISLLSFADDNSGESVELLKGLLGTLPDNAFQKGIVGQNWSINQRFASVLMGGIKLAGVGFISSIGAGVASDVLYGARQILKPSASMEVGRKRSPIWKAATVYSCFLGTSANLRYQVIAGLIEHRLGEDLMAHYNQPLLASLLSFVSRIINSYWGTQQWIDLARATGVQSTKKELPPPEVPNSTEMPLLECGTTDVQNVDDSTNQSNDLT is encoded by the exons ATGATGGCCACCGAGCCCTTGTCCCCGGGGAAgtcccccgccgccgacgacctcgAAACCCTACCCctcgactcctcctcctcctccagtgtCGCGGCCACGACCGACCCCTTGCTCCGCCCGCCTCCTTCCCCCTCGTCCGCCACCTCCTCTCCCACCGCCGGCGCGAACCACGGTCCGTtcgtggacgaggaggaggaggaggaggacgatgtGGATGGCGTCACTCCAGCGTCCGCTCCCCGcaccgcggcggccgcgacgtCCCGCGAGGCGTCCCCGGTGTTCGCTGAGATCACTGTCTCCGAGCCTAGGAAGCACACGGAGCCCGCTACCGGAGCCGTGGGCGTCATCCCTGGCTCGGCCAGCTACGTGTCCTACCTTGTCGCCACCCGGGCGTCCGACGGCGGCGAATTCCGCGTTCGGCGGCGCTTCCGCGACGTCGTGGCGCTCGCCGACCGACTCGCGGAGGCCCACCGCGGCCTCTTTGTCCCCGCGCGGCCCGACAAGAGCATCGTAGAGGGGCAGGTTATGCAGAGGCACGACTTCGTGAACCAGCGGTGCGTCATGATCCAGCGCtacctccgccgcctcgccgcgcaccCCGTCGTCGGCCGCAGCGCCGACCTCCACGCCTTCCTCACCGAGCCTAGCGGCATCCCCACTTCAGACGGCGAGTCGCCTAGGTGGAGCCCCGCAATGAGTGCTGCCACGTCCATGGCTGCTGCTCCAGCAACGCCTACGAAGAGTGGGAGGGACTTCTTTGGGGTGTTCAAGGACCTGAAGCAGACAGTGACGAATGGGTGGGTGGCAGTGAGGCCGCCTCCAGTGGAGGAGGAGACTGACACCAGGTACCTTGCGCACAAAGCCAAGCTTGAGGACTTGGAGCAGCATCTGGTGACAGCATCTCAGCAG GCAGAGGTGCTTGTCAAATCTTATGATGATCTTAGAGCAACAACAGGTCTCTTGGGAATGTCATTCATCAAACTGGCAAAGTTCGAAAAGGAGAAGGCTACGTGTGATTCTCAGAAAAGACGAGCGGCTGATATCAGTAATTTTGCAAATGCTGTTGTTAGAGTTAGCAGATCACAGACAaaattaaatgctggaattgtAAAACATCTG GGCATTATCCACGAATACATGGAGACAATGGCTGCTATTCACAATGCATTTGCTGATCGTTCCAGCGCTTTGCTTCGTGTGCAAAATTTGTCAGCGGATCTATATTTCCTGCATACCCGGGCGGAGAAACTTGAAACTGTATCATCGAGAGGAATGGATCAGGAGAGATCAAGGTATCAAAAGATAGAAGAGCTGAAAGAAACAATAAGAGCTACAGAAGATGCAAAAACACATGCACTAAAAGAGTTGGAACATATCAAG GAAAACAACATGACTGAAATTAAAAGATTTAACAAGGAAAGACACCATGATTTGGTGGAAATGCTGAAAGGTTTTGTATCAGATCAG gAACATGCTTCATCTGCCCTGACTACTGTTGAAAGGCAAAACAACCGAGACTTCCAAGAGTCTTCTATACCAACCACCACAAGCTGCTCCGCCTCTCTTGAGGCCCTCCATTTCTCCCCATCACCGGGgcaacggcggcgcgggcgcggcgcgcgcctcTGGCGTCGCGTCAGCGGGAGGAGAATGCTGCCGCACGCGCCTTCCCGAGCCCCGGGGGCCTTCAGGTTCAAACCCCACCTCGCCGCCAAGCCGCCGCTCCTCACCTCCacccccgcctccgcctccgcctcctctcgcGGCATCCTCTGCGTggccccctccgccgccaccacgcgccgcaacctcctcgtcctcgtcccctCGCTGGTCGCGGCGTCCACCGTCCTCCAGTCCCTCCCGCTCGCGGCCTCCGCCGAGGCAGGCGATGAAAAGccggtcccgccgccgccgccgccggcgaccgcggGTCCGGCTTCACCTCCGCCTCCCGCGGACGAGCCGGCGCTGTCGAGGGTCTACGACGCCACGGTCATCGGGGAGCCGCAGGCCGTGGGGAAGGACGCGCGGCGGAGGGTGTGGGAGAAGCTCATGGCGGCCCGGGTGGTGTACCTCGGCGAGGCCGAGCTCGTGCCCGACCGCGACGACAGGGTGCTCGAGCTAGAGATTGTCAGGAAGCTCGCCGCTGGCTGTGCCGAGGCTGGGAGGAGCATCTCGCTCGCGTTCGAGGCCTTCCCCTGCGACCTCCAGGAGCAGCTCAACCGGTTTATGGACGGGAG AATTGATGGCAACACCTTAAGGCTTTATACATCTCACTGGGCACCAGAGCGATGGCAGGAGTACGAACCTCTTCTCAGCTACTGCCGTGATAATGGAATAAAGCTTGTTGCCTGCGGAACCCCACTTGAG GTGGTAAGAACTGTCCTAGCGGAAGGAATTAGAGGCCTTTCAAAAGCTCAAAAAAAGCTATatgctcctccagctggctcaGGCTTCATTTCTGGCTTTACATCCATCTCAGGCCGATCATTGATAGACAAGATTCCATCAGCTCGTGGTTCCCCTTTTGGCCCAAGCTCATATTTATCAGCACAGGCAAGAGTGGTTGATGATTATACCATGTCCCAGACAATAATGAAAGAAATTACTAATGGCGATCCTTCAGGGATGCTCGTTGTTGTAACTGGTGCCAGTCATGTTATGTACGGGCCACGAGGAGTTGGTGTTCCTGCTAGAATATCTAAAAAgatgaaaaagaaaaaccaaGTTGTGATACTTCTTGATCCTGAGAGACAAAGTATAAGGAGAGAAGGTGAAATCCCTGTAGCTGATTTCTTATGGTACTCTGCTGCCAAGCCATGCAGTCGAAATTGCTTTGATCGTGCTGAAATTGCTAGAGTTATGAATGCTGCTGGTAGGAGACGTGAAGCTTTACCTCAG GATCTTCAGAAAGGAATAGATCTCGGTGTAGTTTCTCCTGAGATATTGCAGAACTTTTTTGACCTTGAAAAATACCCTGTTATGGCTGAATTGATTCACCGATTCCAA GGTTTCCGTGAAAGGTTGCTGGCAGATCCCAAGTTTCTGCATAGATTAGCTATTGAAGAGGGCATATCAATAACTACGACTCTTCTAGCGCAATATGAAAAACGGAAGGGAAAGTTTTTTGAAGAGATCGACTACGTTCTCACTGATACAATTAGAGGTTCTGTTGTTGACTTCTTTACAGTGTGGCTTCCTGCGCCTACTATTTCACTCTTATCTTTTGCCGACGATAACTCTGGTGAGAGCGTGGAGCTTCTGAAAGGACTTTTAGGGACACTGCCAGATAATGCATTTCAAAAAGGTATTGTAGGGCAGAATTGGAGCATTAACCAGAGATTTGCATCAGTGCTTATGGGTGGTATTAAACTTGCCGGTGTTGGATTCATTTCTAGTATTGGAGCTGGAGTTGCTTCAGATGTCTTATATGGTGCTCGTCAAATTCTGAAACCTTCTGCAAGTATGGAAGTGGGGCGCAAAAGATCTCCAATTTGGAAAGCAGCAACTGTTTATAGTTGCTTCCTTGGAACGTCAGCGAACCTGCGATATCAG
- the LOC120675623 gene encoding laccase-3 has protein sequence MASSSPSSRLLFFLSCLALALLAGAEVHHHEFVVQETPVKRLCNTHNIITVNGQFPGPTLEVREGDTLVVNVVNRAQYNVTIHWHGIRQIRTGWADGPEFVTQCPIRPGGSYKYRFTIQGQEGTLWWHAHSSWLRATVYGALIIRPRENKAYPFGKPSREVPVILGEWWNANPIDVIREAQRTGGGPNVSDAFTINGQPGDFYNCSQEETTAIPVKPGETALLRFINAALNHELFVSIAQHKMTVVAADASYTKPFTTSVLMIAPGQTTDVLVTMDQAPTRYYVAARAYVSGQNVAFDNTTTTAVIEYDCGCASDFGPKIQPAFPALPAFNDTAAAAAFAAGIKSPGKVKVHEDVDEYLFFTVGLGLFNCEPGQLCAGPNNNTRFTASMNNVSFVFPQHDSLLHAHYYKIPGVFTTDFPAYPPVQFDYTAKNVSRALWQPVPGTKLYPLRFGSVVQLVLQDTSIVTPENHPIHIHGYDFFILAEGCGNFDPKKDVEKFNYVDPPQRNTVAVPVNGWAVIQFVADNPGVWLMHCHLDVHITWGLAMAFLVEDGYGKLQSLEPPPIDLPMC, from the exons ATGGCGTCGTCGTCTCCGTCGTCCCGGctgctcttcttcctctcgtgcctcgcgctcgcgctgctcgccggcgccgaaGTGCACCACCATGAGTTCGTT GTCCAAGAGACGCCGGTGAAGAGGCTGTGCAACACGCACAACATCATCACGGTGAACGGGCAGTTCCCGGGGCCGACGCTGGAGGTCAGGGAGGGCGACACGCTCGTCGTCAACGTCGTCAACCGGGCGCAGTACAACGTCACCATCCACTG GCACGGCATCCGGCAGATCAGGACGGGGTGGGCGGACGGGCCGGAGTTCGTGACGCAGTGCCCCATCAGGCCCGGCGGCAGCTACAAGTACCGGTTCACCATCCAGGGGCAGGAGGGCACGCTGTGGTGGCACGCGCACAGCTCCTGGCTCAGGGCCACCGTCTACGGCGCGCTCATCATCCGCCCCAGGGAGAACAAGGCCTACCCCTTCGGCAAGCCCTCGCGTGAAGTCCCCGTCATCCTCG GCGAGTGGTGGAACGCGAACCCGATCGATGTCATCCGGGAGGCGCAGAGGACGGGCGGCGGACCCAACGTCTCCGACGCGTTCACCATCAACGGCCAGCCCGGTGACTTCTACAACTGCTCCCAGGAAG AGACCACCGCCATTCCGGTGAAGCCCGGAGAGACGGCGCTTCTGCGGTTCATCAACGCCGCGCTCAACCACGAGCTCTTCGTCAGCATCGCGCAGCACAAGATGACGGTGGTCGCCGCCGACGCGTCCTACACCAAGCCCTTCACCACCTCGGTGCTCATGATCGCGCCGGGCCAGACCACCGACGTCCTCGTCACCATGGACCAGGCGCCCACCCGGTACTAcgtcgccgcgcgcgcctaCGTCTCCGGCCAGAACGTGGCCTTCgacaacaccaccaccaccgccgtcatCGAGTACGACTGCGGCTGCGCCTCCGACTTCGGCCCCAAGATCCAGCCGGCGTTCCCGGCCCTCCCGGCCTTCaacgacaccgccgccgccgccgccttcgccgcggGGATCAAGAGCCCCGGCAAGGTCAAGGTCCACGAGGACGTCGACGAGTACCTCTTCTTCACCGTCGGCCTCGGCCTCTTCAACTGCGAGCCCGGCCAGCTCTGCGCCGGGCCCAACAACAACACCCGCTTCACGGCCAGCATGAACAACGTCTCCTTCGTCTTCCCGCAGCACGACTCGCTCCTCCACGCGCACTACTACAAGATCCCCGGCGTCTTCACCACCGACTTCCCGGCCTACCCGCCGGTGCAGTTCGACTACACGGCCAAGAACGTGAGCCGGGCCCTGTGGCAGCCGGTCCCGGGGACCAAGCTGTACCCGCTCAGGTTCGGCTCCGTCGTGCAGCTCGTCCTGCAGGACACCAGCATCGTCACGCCGGAGAACCACCCCATCCACATCCACGGCTACGATTTCTTCATCCTCGCCGAGGGGTGCGGCAACTTCGACCCCAAGAAGGACGTCGAGAAGTTCAACTACGTCGACCCGCCGCAGCGGAACACCGTGGCCGTGCCGGTGAACGGCTGGGCGGTCATCCAGTTCGTCGCCGACAACCCGGGGGTGTGGCTCATGCACTGCCATCTCGACGTGCACATCACCTGGGGCCTGGCCATGGCGTTCCTGGTGGAGGATGGGTATGGCAAACTGCAGTCCCTGGAGCCGCCCCCAATTGACCTTCCGATGTGCTAA
- the LOC120676281 gene encoding PRA1 family protein B1-like: MASAAAPPPLLPVTNPAAGGGGGSAPSSGTVLSDAPLAAPAFRLFVGRLADTARRSLADRRPWTELLDRSAFSRPDSLSEATSRLRRNLGYFRVNYAAVVAFSLAASLLAHPFSLLALLGVLAAWCFLYAFRPSDQPVVLFGRTFTDRETLLGLVVASVLAFFLTSVASLIISGLLVGGAIVAAHGACRMPEDLFLDDPSAASSGNTTTRLLSFLASPGSGV, translated from the coding sequence ATggcttccgccgccgcgccgccgcctttgctCCCCGTGACtaacccggcggccggcggcggcggcggctccgcgccGTCCTCCGGCACGGTCCTCTCcgacgcgccgctcgccgcgccggccttcCGCCTCTTCGTGGGCCGGCTGGCCGACACGGCGCGGCGCTCGCTCGCGGACCGGCGGCCGTGGACGGAGCTGCTGGACCGCTCGGCCTTCTCCCGCCCGGACTCGCTCTCCGAGGCCACCTCGCGGCTGCGCCGCAACCTCGGCTACTTCCGCGTCAActacgccgccgtcgtcgccttcTCGCTCGCGGCCTCGCTCCTGGCGcaccccttctccctcctcgccctcctcggcgtcctcgccgcCTGGTGCTTCCTCTACGCCTTCCGCCCCTCCGACCAGCCCGTCGTGCTCTTCGGCCGCACCTTCACCGACCGCGAGACGCTGCTCGGCCTCGTCGTCGCGTCCGTGCTCGCCTTCTTCCTCACCTCCGTCGCTTCGCTCATCATCTCCGGGCTGCTCGTCGGgggcgccatcgtcgccgcgCACGGCGCCTGCCGCATGCCAGAGGACCTCTTCCTTGATGATCCCAGCGCTGCGTCCAGTGGCAACACCACCACCAGGCTGCTATCCTTCCTCGCGTCGCCCGGATCTGGGGTTTGA